A DNA window from Arachis duranensis cultivar V14167 chromosome 3, aradu.V14167.gnm2.J7QH, whole genome shotgun sequence contains the following coding sequences:
- the LOC107474600 gene encoding uncharacterized protein LOC107474600 → MIARIKDIISKAGITTKVGTTIKVGKTTLTRDGRITPTKGGEVTPIKDGGTTTTKEAETMVEIRGGTTTALISRLEPSSTFNNQPASSSALPSQLLPNPKGGINAITLRSRITLQERSQEEPSSKADILVEGIVEVEDIEEEDVVREVVEEEAAQPRNEAPKVTEATGNTIPLPFPHLARKPKKQMELDPKMVEIFKKVEVTIPLFDAIHQVTKYAKFLKDLCMHKDKIHDLETIPLGSSISALKGAILKKYGDSGPCMVTCTIDGIQIFYYMCELAACVSIMPLSVYDALRLHLLKRSASHFILADKSIISVVGIAEDVLMSIKGLTFPIDFYILEMPPNDSGRPSSFLLGRPFLKTSKFKLDAFSGIYSFEIDGRIVSFNLDEAMKHPPEDHSIFQCDIIDETVAKVHQ, encoded by the exons ATGATCGCCCGAATCAAGGATATTATCAGCAAGGCAGGAATTACAACCAAGGTGGGAACCACAATCAAGGTTGGCAAGACAACTCTAACCAGGGATGGAAGGATAACCCCAACCAAGGGTGGAGAGGTAACTCCAATCAAGGATGGAGGGACAACTACAACCAAGGAGGCAGAGACAATGGtagaaatcagaggtggaacaACAACA GCTCTCATCTCCCGGTTGGAACCATCTTCCACCTTCAATAATCAACCtgcaagctctagtgcacttccttctCAACTCTTACCTAACCCCAAAGGAGGAATCAATGCCATCACTTTGAGGTCCAGAATTACACTGCAAGAGAGGAGTCAGGAAGAGCCAAGCTCAAAAGCAGACATTCTAGTTGAAGGCATTGTTGAGGTAGAGGATATTGAAGAGGAGGATGTAGTAcgagaagtggttgaagaagaagcGGCTCAACCAAGGAATGAAGCACCAAAGGTCACTGAAGCTACAGGGAACACCATTCCTCTCccatttccacaccttgctaGGAAGCCCAAAAAGCAGATGGAGCTAGATCCCAAGATGGTGGAgattttcaaaaaggttgaggtaactattcCACTTTTTGATGCAATTCACCAGGTAACTAAATATGCTAAATTTCTGAAGGATCTATGCATGCATAAAGACAAAATACATGATCTAGAAACTATTCCTCTAGGTAGCTCTATTTCTGCTTTAAAGGGTGCCATACTTAAAAAATATGGGGATTCCGGCCCATGCATGGTTACTTGTACTATTGATGGTATCCAAATTTTTTACTACATGTGTGAGTTAGCTGCATGTGTGAGTATTATGCCATTATCTGTTTATGATGCTTTGAGGCTCCATctcttaaaaaggtcggcatcACATTTTATTTTGGCAGATAAAAGCATAATCTCGGTGGTTGGAATTGCTGAGGACGTGCTGATGAGCATTAAGGGGCTAACGTTTCCTATTGACTTCTACATTTTGGAGATGCCCCCTAATGACTCAGGAAGACCATCATCCTTCCTGCTTGGAAGGCCATTTTTGAAgacttcaaagttcaaattgGATGCCTTCTCAGGCATTTACTCTTTTGAGATAGATGGCAGAATAGTAAGCTTCAATCTGGATGAAGCCATGAAGCACCCACCAGAAGACCACTCCATCTTCCAGTGCGATATTATTGATGAGACCGTGGCTAAAGTTCATCAATAA